One Danio aesculapii chromosome 22, fDanAes4.1, whole genome shotgun sequence genomic window carries:
- the nab1a gene encoding NGFI-A-binding protein 1a → MQLYIGISPHKKEREREVDRSRERETEAMSLQRTFSPAREAERSLETPASTGSSRALQLRKRAMSVLLPRSLGELQLYRILQKANLLCYYEAFIQQGGDDVQQLCEAGEEEFLEIMALVGMATKPLHVRRLQKALRDWVTNPSLFNQPLTSLPVCSIPVYKLPESSPGVHSNGQQNQLVVPRALLPTSPSPGRLDLSRDGTPGCSPLQGASESRFWGSESEHSLSPSGACSPCSPHDALDTLDSAGVQCVIECVERLAQTLSKSNPTEVKEHIRANKKLSKMIGHICEMSDDDPQKEVEIRKYSAIYGRFDSKRRDGRQLTMHELTVNEASAQLCMKDLSLLTRRDELFSLARQISREVTYKYSRRSSRSHCVDEDEPSPKRIKSEDGVYDLQEALQVLHSRQETVKEQLAVAKSKGEETIRHSLQVQLDSLLAKQVELLRDAAVQERLKSLDWRIPTAALKYLTPTAQHCNSGLSHLSGERPLNLRLSDVPLGRQLANELKRHHKHNTEERHQNQHSSEERVTATKENGSQKELLDKKKIKSEPEDSR, encoded by the exons ATGCAGCTTTACATCGGAATATCCCCGcacaagaaagagagagaaagagaggtagacagatcgagagagagagagacagaagcgATGAGCCTTCAACGCACTTTCTCTCCTGCGCGAGAGGCGGAGCGCAGCCTCGAGACACCGGCGAGCACCGGGAGCAGTCGCGCGCTCCAGCTGCGGAAAAGAG CCATGTCAGTGCTCCTGCCACGCTCCTTGGGAGAGCTTCAACTCTATCGTATCCTGCAGAAGGCAAACTTGCTCTGCTACTATGAAGCGTTCATCCAGCAGGGCGGCGACGATGTGCAGCAACTCTGCGAGGCTGGCGAGGAAGAGTTCCTCGAAATCATGGCCCTTGTTGGAATGGCAACCAAACCCCTTCATGTTCGACGACTCCAGAAGGCGCTACGGGATTGGGTAACCAACCCTTCCCTCTTCAATCAACCATTGACGTCTCTTCCCGTCTGTAGTATCCCAGTGTACAAACTCCCCGAAAGTTCCCCTGGCGTCCACAGCAATGGACAACAAAACCAGCTCGTCGTTCCTAGGGCTTTATTACCCACAAGCCCCAGTCCCGGAAGGCTGGATCTCAGCAGGGACGGGACTCCAGGTTGCTCACCGTTACAAGGTGCAAGTGAGAGTCGTTTCTGGGGAAGCGAGAGCGAGCATAGTTTATCTCCATCAGGAGCTTGTTCCCCGTGTTCACCTCATGATGCCCTCGATACTCTCGATTCGGCTGGTGTCCAATGTGTGATTGAGTGCGTAGAGCGACTCGCCCAAACATTGTCCAAGAGTAACCCTACGGAGGTCAAAGAACACATTCGTGCTAACAAGAAGCTCAGTAAGATGATCGGCCACATCTGCGAGATGAGCGACGACGATCCACAGAAGGAAGTGGAGATTCGGAAATACAGCGCCATCTATGGGCGGTTTGATTCTAAGAGGCGGGACGGACGGCAGCTTACAATGCATGAG cTAACAGTGAATGAAGCATCTGCTCAGCTGTGTATGAAAGATCTATCACTGCTGACCCGAAGAGATGAACTTTTCTCACTGGCCAGGCAGATTTCTCGTGAGGTGACCTACAAGTACAGTCGCAGGAGCAGCAG GTCCCACTGCGTTGATGAAGACGAACCCTCTCCCAAACGGATTAAATCTGAA GATGGTGTCTACGATCTTCAGGAGGCCCTTCAGGTTCTGCATTCGCGCCAGGAGACGGTCAAAGAGCAGCTCGCAGTCGCCAAATCTAAAGGAGAGGAGACCATCAGACACAGTCTACAG GTACAGCTGGACTCTCTGTTGGCCAAACAGGTGGAGCTCCTGCGGGATGCAGCCGTCCAGGAGAGATTGAAATCTCTGGACTGGCGGATTCCAACAGCGGCTCTGAAATACCTCACACCCACCGCTCAGCACTGCAACAGCGGACTCTCCCATCTCTCTG GCGAAAGACCTCTAAACTTGCGCCTATCCGATGTTCCCCTCGGTCGTCAGTTGGCCAATGAGCTCAAACGACATCATAAACACAACACAGAGGAGCGACATCAGAACCAACACAGCTCTGAAGAGAGAGTGACGGCGACCAAAG AAAACGGGTCTCAAAAGGAGCTTTTGGACAAGAAGAAGATCAAATCAGAGCCAGAGGATTCCAGATAA